The genomic region aattatgtatttaaattttctatgatttaattaattattacgATGGATTTGGATTGTgtgtatattaaaatgttttttaattttgcatgtttatatttttaattcactattaagaattttatttaaattgttttttaattaatgtgcaTGTAGTTCATTATCAccgttttattttgaatttttttattttaaaattatgtattttaatttagcatttttatgatttaattgaTGATTACtaagtattattttaaaaaaaaatttaatttaaaagattTAAAGTTGTGTATTTGAATTtcttcacaattttttttagtcTTAAATTAtcatataaacaataaaattaaatttaaataaataaaatacatattcattataaaatacatatttatttaatacttataataaatatttaataaatatgtttatttgatgtaTGAATGTGGTCACCTCTCGGTGTCCTGTGTGAGAATGGCTCTCTGCAGCGCCGCCCTCCTGTCTCCAGGTGGAAGTGCGCTGGGACAGACTGGCTTCCCATTGGGCAGGACGAGCGAAGGTCCCACACTGTCCACCCCACCGTCGCCCAGGGCGACCACATCCTCCTCCCCGCCCCCTCCTGGAGTGGCATTGGCCGGCTGAGGTTGCAGCTCCACCCCATTTCTTACATCTCCACGACAGCGCATCCTCGCGCTACATAAAACAGACATCAAAGACGGTTTTTAATCCAATATTTGTTCATTAGTAAAGCGAACAAAcctttttgtttatttgcaaAACTTTTAATCAGAGAACAAAAAAGTAAAGAGATCATATTTATTGAAGAGATCATATTAGTAAACAATTTTAACTCACTTGATTGGCTCTCCCATCTTCTTGTCGTTGTTCAGCGCCCGTGCTGTGGCAGCGAGGGCGGACGGGAGTAGGGAGGGTGTGGTGGTGGTGGACGAGGCGCTTGCAGTGACCACATTAGAGCCAGATGAGGGCGCTGCAGGAGGGATGGTGACCTCACGCGCCTCTGACGCATCCTCGCCGCAGTGAGGGCAAAACAGCAGGCCGACGCCCACTCCTCCACGGCTCCGCCCACCGCCCAGCACTGACACGCAGCCACGGTGGAACCGATGAGTAATACGAACGTCCGGACAACATTCCAGAAATGTTCCCTGTGCCGAAAAACATGAGGAGGAGGAGCTTTGAGCTTCATGTTAGACATTTTTCCCTAAAAATGGGGTTTGTGAGTTGATGAAAAgcttaattaaatcataaaatgtaagattaaaataaatacataataaatgaactactaaaaaatatttgaagagtttcgttgcaaaacgagataaatccgtttttaacatttttgtcaaaacatgtttattattatgttatcatgttattattttgttttatggtgctacttagctgtattttttaagttatgaaggtttaaatcaaaacaaaccaactgcagttgaattgatattaattggaatgcacaaccaaaaaacaagatttttgaaaaattaaaaaaattgatttctctcgttttgcaacgaaactcttcatttatttatttagttacctgtgtcatgtgaccattaacaagaactgaaataatattaaatctCAGGAGagctttaattaaatatttttggttAAAGATTTTTGGCTGACAAAGAACATTTGGGAATCCCTGAACTAAAGCTTTTAAAAAACAGTTAAAGGGAtcatttacaaaaataataataataataataataataataataataataatatatatatatatatatatatatatatatatatatatatatatatatatatatatatatatatatatatatataaataaaacaaatacatagatatatataaataaataaaaaagaaataaaaaattagaaataattatgtaaataaatggTTAAATCcagaaataaatgaatacattttttttttttttattaaatattttgtgaaacaGTACAAACTGTTGTTGTAAGGCTATCAAAAAAgctatttttactttaaaattatatactttaattttgcatttttgtagtttaattattagtgttttattttgatttcttttattttaaaaatatgtttttaaaatttgcatttttataatttaattacaaaatattttaataaggttgtgttaaattattaaaattatttaattttgcatgtttataatttaattcattattattattttatttttgtagtatttttaTGTAGTAAaattttttgaatattttataatttaattaataatataattatattattaatattattaattatatattatattatataatatataattaattaaattatataattatattattaattatattattatatatttaattaattatgtattaaattaagtattttaattgggttgtatttatttttacaataaaatgttaaatgttaaaatgttacatttttataatttaattagttataattgtacatttatttatttattgttaaataacaACATGCaacatcagggtgagtaaataataagtTTCTCTTCTTCCTGTAAGATGACTGCCGTGTTCAGAGACACTCACGGAGAGGCAGAAGTATCCGCAGCCGGGACAGCAGTGATGTTTGACCATGTGTGAACGGTGCGTCTCACACAACACCATCAGAGACACGCGGCTGGAGGGACGCATCGTCTCCCCCTTCACGATCACACTGGTACAGCCCACCAGCTGAAACACACAGAGGACGGGACGACCCACAGCAGAGAGACGGGGGAGATCAGCTTTAGTTATATAAATCCCTCTGTGACGAACACTTGCAGAAGCAGGGCTCACCTCTCCGTTGATGCTCTCTATGGCCATACAGGTCCTGTTGGACCGAGCGCTGAATCCGTCCACACGCGGCGCCTCCATCCGGCAGCTGCACAGAGGAAGCTCCTCCAGACGCTCCGTTTCTGCGTCACTGccgtctacacacacacaaatcagcatatcagaatgacttctgaaggatcatgtgacactgaagactgcagtaatgatgctgaaaattcagctttgatcacaggaataaattacattttacaatatattacagctattttaaactgttatcatatttcacaattgtgactgtatttttcatgtgaTCATGTGATGGTCACACACCGGcgtgtggagagagagagaggctgtCGGCTGCTGAGATGTCCAGTGAGTCCAGAGGAACCTCAGTGTAGTCGGCCGCGGCCGCTGCGGATTCACCTGTCGGacacacacactgctcacatctacacacacacacaccatcatcatcatcaggtGTGTGTCTCACCTTTATCTGCCTGCGGCTCTCCAGCGGGGGGTTTGTCTCTCCCTTTACCCTTCCCTTGACGCTTCCATGGCGTCTCGTCTCTCTCTGCTCCTGCTTTCTTGTAAGAGGCGAGGGGCCGATCCGAGTCCGagctctgaaacacacacacacacacacacacacacacacactccagtttatcagttcaccaGCACACAACTGGTCATTTTGATATCAGCATCAGTTCATGTCATTGCTTCTTCTGTCAGTTTATAAGTAAACAATGGTacatctatatctatatctatatatattatatatacatacatactggAATTTCTAACTTCAAACTTCGATAACATGGGGATAAATATATTACTGCTGTAATACAATTgctctgtaaaaataaaaaaaaacttaagtatattaattatttaagggTTCCAGTAGTAAATTTACAATACTTATGCCTTGTTATCTTCATTTGCAAGAATGCAAGAACTATTTTATAGTTAATTTTGtctaaatattgtttaaaatgtttagagATCAAACAAATTTTGACAAATTAATTATAATGACTATCCTtcccaaaaaaaataatttttccagGCATTCAAAATTATTGGATAGggatttaatttaatattttacacCAATTACACTTTTAATTGCTAGACAATAAGGCCAaatttattagtattattcttttttaattttgataaaaaatgtatagtatataaaaatatatagtatattatatatattatataaagatatagacttttttcttcaattttcaaaaacattttaatattttatttttacattttatttttaaataaaaaaatatataatatataattatagagactttctttttatttttaaatttaggcCTAAtaaaggaagagagagagagagagagagagagagagagacacttCCATTTCCATAATTTTAATactaaaaaatataatgtataaatatatagacatacttttttattttcaaaaagtttaatttttttatttttaaaataatttaaggccaaatttattaatattttccttttttaatttcCATGAATTTTTAAGtttcaataaatatttatttttatactgacctttttagttttcatttataaaacatttaaatatttaatcctGCTTTCTAGATATTGCCATCGACCAATGAAAAAACAGTATCTGTGGAAGTCTTTTCCGAACATCCtgaaattgtatgaaaataaggTGCTCTTTCACTAGATTGGTTAGAAACACTCACATGATCAGACAGATGCCCCTCCTCCAGCGTCTCGTCTGCCATCCCATCATCTGACTGCAAAATAAAAGCACAAGTGTCTCAGATCTACAGCAGCCGTGAGTCTCTCTGAATCATGTGATCGCAGTGACGTGTTCACCTTGCTGTCGGAGTAGATCAGGTCGTCTCCAGAGTAACTGTTGTAGAGCAGGTGGAAATCTTCCTCATCGGCCTCCTCATCAAGATCCTCCAGCCAACCACCGTGATGCTCTttagttgccttggcaactgGCTCCTCCTTCCCCATCGCTGGAGATGTGGTCATCGCTGGAGACTGCGAAAAACAAACACCAAATTATATTATGATAAGCAGTGGGATCATAACAAAACACACAGTCAGGCCTCTAAATTCTGACTGGATGAGCTACAATAGTCAATACAAATCAACTATCTATATTGCTTAACACagactattattattattattattattattattattattattactataaataataataataataataataacaagaaaacattaaataattattattaatatatttatttattgaacaatgctATATGTTACCATATTGCTATGATAAAAacacaataacaaaataaataataataattattatttatttaacatatttatttaacattagtaTCATATTGCCATTACcagtattttataaaaataaccaATTTCAGtcaatgtttaattaattaataataataataataataataataatagctatgattattaacaacaacaattattactattattgttattattattataaaattattaatgtatttatttaataaacactGTTGTCTTTTATTGCTATGATGCaatgattaaaattaaaaatgataattgttattaataattaatgcaatGGTATCTTTTATCATATTGCTATAGTAAAAgaatagcaataataataattattattattattaattttgtttatttgtttattggtATCTTTTTCATAGGGCGATTaccataattttataaaatcaacAATGCATTCTAGtcaatgttcaacaaataaaataatatgttaatttataattcatttatttattaaacactATTTTATCATTGATAAAAGATTACTATAACAATCatttaaaatagtatttttgttattattaattcatCTATTTATTGAACATTAGTATCTTTTATCATATTTCTATTATCAGCATTTTATTAGATCAACAATCCATTGTAGGCGTGATGAACAGTGATTTAAGCACATTATATCTGCTTCACACTGTATTTAACAGCACAATTTAACCATGTTAAAGTGCCGCACAGCATCTAATggtttattgctttattttaaaGCTGTCAGACACACATGACGTGTCGTTCCTCTCACCTCCGTCTGCGGCCGCTGCACTTTCTCTGGAGTTCCTGCAGGAGGCGCCGAGTCATCAGAGTCCAGACCTACCTTACGCTTCTTCACAGCTACACAGAGAGAAAAACATGTAAacctcacacactcacacatccAAATGAATTATACAGAATATGATTACACAAGATTGATGACCTGAGTCTGCGTCTGTTTTCCCGCCGCTGATGGGTTTCTCAGGCGCAGCTTGTGCAATCGACTCTATAGACTTGATCTGCTCAGAAACACAGGAGAATCAGTTTCAGTACATCTGCTGACCTCACCGTGACTGTGTTCTTAGCCAATGAAAGAACCTGTGGGAACGGAGGTCTGTTCATGGTCTTGCGCGCGCGGTGGACTTTAGCCGGAGGACTGGCTGAAGACAGAGATgaagatgaggaggaggaggaggaggaggaggaggaagaggaggaggatgatgatGGAGCCGTCTTACTGCCAGGACCGCAGACGCTCATCTTAGCTCTGCCAGACGCCGGCGAAGAGAGGGACGAGGTGGAGGGGGACGCGCTTTTACCCCAGCTGACTGTgaggagacacacacacaacaaaataacaCAATCTTTTAGGGTTATGACAACTTGAAATGAAATTATGTTCAACCAACAAACTACACTGGAACTAATTTGCAggaaaaaaacagacatttttcagttaattattcataaaaaaataaatttatgtgCGTCAATTAAAAAAGTTACACATAGGTCCATAGTGGATAaaaatgtctgtgtttaaaaaaatgtcataaacATTTGAAGTTTAAATTTAGATTATTGTTGAAgtaaaaaaacgtttaaaaagTGAAtccaaaaaaagttatagaggtttaagtttatgaacaatattttatataaaatatatattttatgaaactCTAAAACTGCTAGAAAATCTAAGCAAGTTCCGAATTtgtggttgatatctcaaaaaatgagctttcagtaagattgtTTGGATGCAGTACCACATTTTCTCCATTAGATGCCAGTAAAACTCAACTGGTGCACACAGTGGTTGAATTTGTGATTTGCAGTAGTTTTTCTCtcaaaaatattacttttttttattacacacaTATAAACCACACTCTCACATCCACACCAACACACCCACACAATTATAGCTGCATAATTGATCAAATTGGCTTAATAATATGCAGAGGCAGAAACAGGAATAAAGCAAGTATTTGCTTTATAGGCTATATCTGAGAATATGGCACCATCTggtaaccccccccccccccccccccaaaaaaaaccccaaaaaaatatatatatacagtacagtccaaaagtttggaaccactaagatttttaatgtttttaaaagaagtttcgtctgctcaccaaggctacatttatttaattaaaaatacagtaaaaaaacagtaatattgtgaaatattattacaatttaaaataactgtgtactatttaaatatatttgacaaagtaatttattcctgtgatcaaagctgaattttcagcatcattactccagtcttcagtgtcacatgatccttcagaaatcattctaatatgctgattaataaatgtaataaataaataaatgtagccttggtgagcagacaaaacttcttttaaaaacattaaaaatcttagtggttacaaacttttggactgtactaatatatatatatatatatatgaaacttcggctgatcacatggatgtgactattgtgattcaaagtcatagcgccaccaactggaagcagaaaatgtgtcactttcagcatacattgagatcaccctcttatttttacctgatttgcttcaaaattcatcagaataatgttaaaacttggcacatgtgaAGTTGATGAAGTGAATATTGTAGCTCATGTGTACAATTAAGTGTCCACCTCTGGGACTTCATGAACATCTAAAAAGGTCACACAGGAAACAGTTACGATTAAACAGACatttatagcgccacctattgttCAATCTCCATAATAAATGGCAAGCTTCTTTAGAGTCATATGCTGcatgtgctcacttaatttcatgaagttctgagttttggTTTAGGaattataggcttttgagtacattttgccatgCCCATTTTAAAAATGACCCTATTATAGCAACCGAAATGGTAaagttcaacattttttttgataattattgatctagagagtccatagaattgtcctaaaCTGGTTTCATTCCGATCAtgcgaaaaacctaggactagttcgcaaaagtaggtttttcacatatttgtgaataattaatgaacgatttgattaacagcattggttcttgaggcaaggttgttcagcatgaggagatctatcaaatgatacgcatatatatatatatatatatatatatatatatatatatatatatatatatatatatatatatatatatatatatatatatatatatatatatatatatatatatataatatatatatatatatatatatatatatatatatatatatatattatatatatatatatatatattatatatattatatatatatatatatatatatatatatattttaatatatattatattatatatataaaaaaatgtacattttgaagccttgcCAGCAGAATGAAAGCCTATTAACaaatgtcaaaaacaaaaacaaaatggaaaaAGGCAAAAATGTTGACTAGTTTCAACATAATTCACTaaaggtgagaatcaccccatACCATATTATCACAATACTTAACCCATGATATGATATTACTGCGATTTTAAAGATTTTGCGATTTGCAAATTTGCGATATATTACCTTTTTTCAACTGCAAATGCCCCAATAGAAAACTGTCCACTTATATTTTTGTCTGTTCAATTCACGTTTTCATATGCATCTCCTTCATTCCTTCCTTGTTCAATATTACCACAGAAACTTGAGTTTAAATTACACACAATATTAAGTTGATCAACATTATATCAATAGAACTCGTCAAAACAAGGTTTCAacttaaaaggtttaattaaTATCAATAAATTAGTTATATTTTTTGATCCTGCAACCATGAATTTAACTAAGTTGTAGTAATCAGTTCACTGAAttactttttagagtgtaaataaataaataaataataaataaatttttactatttacatttacaacatatgtgaccctggaccacaaaaccagtcatacaGTTGTACAGGTATATTTGTaacaatagccaacaatacattgtatgggtttcatgaagatattttgtaaatttcctactgtaaacatataaaaaaattatttttgtgagtggatatgcattgctaaagacttcatttggacaacttttaAGGAGATTTTCAGAACTGTGCAACTATAACACTGTTGCcacgggttgtttttcatgtccgcaggttgaagcgacccaaaataacatgatatttagcccgtGGAATGCAAAATTTACAAGGGAAACCACCTGAAACTCGATTAGgatagttttgagtagcaattgggtgggttttgcTGTGAAAATCTGGCAACCCTGCCTGTGACTCACCTACGAAGGTTTTAGTGGACGCGGAGGGCCGTCCATCATCCTGACGTCCCGTCAGATCCTCCATCTGTTTTCCCTTTACAGGTGAAATCGGCTCCGCTAACACGACAAAAACATCACAATTAGAACAATACAGATTAATAGAGAAGCACAGATCCAGAAATTTAGGTTATTATAATAAATCGAAACAATTTCAGATGCTTTAGTCTTGAATTTTACCTGCTTCAAGTGAAATCAGGCATAAGAATGTGATAATGTGCAGTATTAATGATAGAAAAAACTGCGATCTTATTGTATTTCTCATATAATCAGGATGATGCCGATCATTTAATAAAAACTGTTATTGATGGCAATaccaaaataatattaaaaggatagttcacccaaaaaaaatcatttactcaccctcatgttgttccaaacatgtatgttTGTCTTTATTctgctgaacacacacacacaaaaaagatatttgtttggaccccattgacttccatagtattttagccaatacaatggaagtgaatggggacCAACAACTGCTCGGTtacagacattcttcaaaatatctttttttttgcaagtgtGTTCAGCAAACTCATACAGTAAacgatgacagatttttcatttttaggtgaactatccctttaatgtcctATGTTATACACCTGTAAAAttgtgcattaaaatgaaataacatCAAAACATTTGAATGAACTTTAGCACAGATCCAGATGAGTTTGTGAAATCTGTCTGAAGCCCTGCTTTCTAATCAAACTGATGCTGATACAGAAAAAGAGTGGCCAATCACTGATTTCTCCTGTGCATCTCTActaattaaacattaatatgAAAGAGTGACACCCTCACCTTCATGTTTGGATTGAGGAGAAGAGCTCTCATCTGATGGAGTCTGGAGCAATATAGTCAAAAACATTCAGTTAATATGACTTATAGTCCATAAACACACTAAAATATGATCAACACATACGATTTCCAGTTTACAAAAACCTGCTGTTGTAATCAATATCAACAAATAAACTCAAGTTTTAAAGAGGAAACTTGGTCATCTTAAATAAATATGAAGTGACAGCAAAATATTTACCAATGTTTTATTTGCATTAAACTGATAATCAGAGGTCATAAACTTCacatgcttaatattttagcaGCACCAATCAGCTTACACCGTAACGCGTTTATTGGTTTAAACAGCAGCTGACAAGATCAATGCAAATATGCAATTAATCAGAAAAGCCGCATAACTTGTGCATGTTACAGTGATGAACTCAACACTACATGCTGCAACAGAAGCAGCATGTGAAAACCATTGAATGAAAGCGTCGTTATATCCTCCATTGGGGAATACACATTCATAACGCGACCTTAAACATGCAGATGCACGGCTGTAATTAAGCATGCAcgtgtaaatgtgtgttttattgtgtgttgtgtt from Chanodichthys erythropterus isolate Z2021 chromosome 15, ASM2448905v1, whole genome shotgun sequence harbors:
- the ehmt2 gene encoding histone-lysine N-methyltransferase EHMT2 isoform X1, with translation MSAAERALETPSDESSSPQSKHEAEPISPVKGKQMEDLTGRQDDGRPSASTKTFVVSWGKSASPSTSSLSSPASGRAKMSVCGPGSKTAPSSSSSSSSSSSSSSSSSSSLSSASPPAKVHRARKTMNRPPFPQIKSIESIAQAAPEKPISGGKTDADSAVKKRKVGLDSDDSAPPAGTPEKVQRPQTESPAMTTSPAMGKEEPVAKATKEHHGGWLEDLDEEADEEDFHLLYNSYSGDDLIYSDSKSDDGMADETLEEGHLSDHSSDSDRPLASYKKAGAERDETPWKRQGKGKGRDKPPAGEPQADKGESAAAAADYTEVPLDSLDISAADSLSLSPHADGSDAETERLEELPLCSCRMEAPRVDGFSARSNRTCMAIESINGELVGCTSVIVKGETMRPSSRVSLMVLCETHRSHMVKHHCCPGCGYFCLSGTFLECCPDVRITHRFHRGCVSVLGGGRSRGGVGVGLLFCPHCGEDASEAREVTIPPAAPSSGSNVVTASASSTTTTPSLLPSALAATARALNNDKKMGEPINARMRCRGDVRNGVELQPQPANATPGGGGEEDVVALGDGGVDSVGPSLVLPNGKPVCPSALPPGDRRAALQRAILTQDTERRKKLRFHPRQLYPAAKQGEAQRVLLMLMEGIDPSYQSDSQNRRCALHAAAQRGLLEVCYLLVQAGAKVDAQDKTLRTPLLEAIVNNHVEVVKYLIQSGACVYHAEEDGSTGLHHAAKLGNLEVVMLLLSTGQVDLNAQDSGGWTPVIWAAEHRHIDVIRALLNRGADVTLRDKFVQEMNVCLHWASFAGSAEIAELVLNAGCPLSSVNLHGDTPLHIAAREGFTDCVTLFLSRGADIDIMNKEGDTPLSLARSDTPVWVALQINRKLRRGIANRVVRTERIICSDVAQGYENVPIPCVNGVDDEGCPSDYKYIAENCETSAMNIDRNITHLQVPLNTTHCSCTDDCSSSNCLCGQLSIRCWYDKDQRLLQEFNKIEPPLIFECNMACSCHKTCKNRVVQAGIKVRLQLYRTEKMGWGVRALQDIPQGSFICEYVGELISDAEADVREDDSYLFDLDNKDGEVYCIDARYYGNISRFINHLCDPNIIPVRVFMLHQDLRFPRIAFFSSRDIFTGQELGFDYGDRFWDIKSKYFTCQCGSEKCKHSAEAIALEQSRLARLEVCPDPAGEAGLPVLGHS